A genomic region of Prevotella scopos JCM 17725 contains the following coding sequences:
- a CDS encoding DUF7281 domain-containing protein, translated as MAISASLQALIAGETVAGSKINPRLLTELMQEGLLQIIIRGSRKSYRAINIEALKRHLIDKDENFRILEVDDSDSRHSMANETGNSKLVTVRSCPGFPVNSYEPIECSFNNKAFVINPVEGSFLFVADWRTFKIPADMTIIGIENMENFRMIRQQRAFFDTYLQKHKLSQKVLFVSRYPQSTDLREWLASLPNQYLHFGDFDLAGIQIFLTEFQRHLGAERTTFLIPEDISTRLKHGSATRYNEQYARYKNIKTDINEIQQLINLIHSERKGYDQEGYISQ; from the coding sequence ATGGCAATAAGTGCATCATTACAAGCTTTAATAGCTGGCGAGACAGTTGCAGGTTCAAAGATAAACCCAAGACTGCTAACAGAACTTATGCAAGAAGGACTGCTACAAATCATTATTCGCGGTTCTAGAAAGTCGTATCGAGCCATCAACATCGAAGCTTTGAAAAGACATCTCATTGACAAAGACGAGAATTTTAGAATATTAGAAGTTGATGATTCAGACTCACGGCATTCAATGGCAAACGAAACAGGGAACTCAAAACTCGTGACTGTACGTTCGTGCCCAGGCTTTCCTGTAAACAGCTATGAACCAATAGAATGTAGCTTTAATAATAAAGCTTTTGTTATCAATCCTGTAGAAGGTTCATTCTTATTTGTTGCTGACTGGAGAACATTCAAAATTCCAGCGGATATGACCATAATAGGAATTGAGAACATGGAGAATTTCAGAATGATACGCCAACAGCGTGCGTTTTTTGATACGTATCTGCAGAAACACAAACTTTCTCAGAAGGTATTATTCGTTTCACGTTATCCACAATCAACAGACCTTAGAGAATGGCTAGCTTCTCTTCCGAATCAATACCTTCATTTTGGCGACTTCGATTTAGCTGGTATTCAGATTTTTCTAACAGAGTTTCAAAGACATCTAGGGGCTGAACGCACCACCTTCCTAATCCCAGAGGATATTTCAACTCGGCTAAAACATGGGTCTGCTACACGATATAACGAACAATATGCTCGCTATAAAAACATTAAAACAGATATAAACGAGATTCAACAATTGATAAATCTCATTCATAGTGAGCGGAAGGGGTATGACCAAGAGGGATATATCTCTCAGTAA